From a single Miscanthus floridulus cultivar M001 chromosome 8, ASM1932011v1, whole genome shotgun sequence genomic region:
- the LOC136477884 gene encoding peroxisome biogenesis protein 19-1-like, which produces MASSNSNSNSAAPAAADGGDDLDQLLDSALDDFTSLDLSASAAPKSAGEASGSGSGGKGTVKGLGLGLPDPKAPKRRAGKQPPPPRGACAKEALEELTRETREAVRGLETATGGVPSLDDDAMMEEFVKQFEEFAGAQDMDSIVETMMQQLLSKEILHEPMKDIVEKYPKWLEDNKDKISKEEYGRYNNQLELMVNLIKVYENDPDNMTKIFDIMQNMQDCGQPPSDLVQDIVPDLDLSKLGQLSPEMLESAPNCCVM; this is translated from the exons ATGGCCTCCTCCAACTCCAACTCCAACTCCGCCGCCCCGGCTGCCGCCGACGGGGGCGACGACCTCGACCAGCTCCTCGACAGCGCGCTCGACGACTTCACCAGCCTCGAtctctccgcctccgccgcccccAAAAG CGCCGGAGAGGCGTCGGGGTCAGGATCGGGAGGCAAGGGGACGGTGAAGGGGCTGGGGCTGGGGCTTCCGGACCCCAAGGCGCCGAAGCGCCGCGCGGggaagcagccgccgccgccgaggggaGCGTGCGCGAAAGAGGCGCTCGAGGAGCTGACGCGCGAGACGCGGGAGGCTGTTCGCGGGCTCGAGACGGCCACTGGGGGTGTCCCGTCACTGGACGATGACGCCATGATGGAGGAGTTCGTCAAGCAGTTCGAGGAGTTCGCAGGGGCACAG GATATGGACTCTATTGTTGAAACAATGATGCAGCAACTTTTGTCCAAGGAGATTCTTCATGAGCCCATGAAGGACATTGTGGAAAAATATCCAAAATGGCTGGAGGATAATAAAGATAAGATAAGCAAAGAAGAATATGGGCGTTATAATAATCAGCTTGAACTCATGGTGAATCTTATTAAGGTCTATGAAAATGATCCTGACAACATGACTAAGATTTTTGACATCATGCAAAACATGCAAGACTGTGGTCAGCCCCCCAGTGATCTTGTCCAAGATATTGTACCTGATCTGGATCTAAGCAAGTTGGGACAACT